In one Fundulus heteroclitus isolate FHET01 chromosome 3, MU-UCD_Fhet_4.1, whole genome shotgun sequence genomic region, the following are encoded:
- the LOC105935534 gene encoding fucolectin-7 isoform X4, with the protein MGFIVVLQLLLFLPTCFSCRYRNLALRGKATQSWRYKGDWDAFVDAYNAIDGNRNPDLRKGSCTHTAAHDNPWWRVDLLDSYVVDQISITNRQDCCAERLNGAEIHIGNSLKDEGASNPLVATVSSIQGGSNLTIKLSEGVEGRYVTILLPGPSRILTLCEVEVCGYPAPTGENLALDGKATQSSLYGSGFPYNAIDGNRNNNWEQASCSHTKNDYSPWWRLDLRTTHKVSSIKIVNRDILQQRLDGAEVRIGDSLVNNGNNNPRCATISAPGGSLEFECNGMEGRYVNVVIPWRKEYLTLCEVEVYGSRLV; encoded by the exons ATGGGGTTTATTGTAGTTCTTCAATTACTGCTGTTCTTGCCAACATGCTTCTCTTGCAGATACC GAAACCTTGCTTTACGGGGCAAGGCAACACAGTCTTGGCGCTACAAAGGAGACTGGGATGCATTTGTTGATGCCTACAATGCTATTGATGGTAACAGAAATCCTGATCTTAGAAAAGGCTCATGCACCCACACCGCAGCACATGATAACCCCTGGTGGAGGGTGGACCTGCTGGACTCCTACGTAGTCGACCAAATCAGCATCACAAACAGACAGGACTGCTGTGCAGAGCGGCTCAACGGGGCAGAAATTCACATCGGCAACTCATTAAAAGATGAGGGTGCTTCAAACCCTCT GGTTGCTACAGTTTCTTCAATTCAAGGAGGCTCCAATCTTACTATAAAGCTCTCTGAAGGTGTGGAGGGACGTTATGTAACCATTTTACTGCCTGGTCCAAGCAGGATTTTAACACTCTGTGAAGTGGAGGTCTGTGGGTACCCGGCCCCAACCG gtGAGAACCTAGCACTTGATGGCAAAGCAACCCAGTCATCCCTGTATGGGTCTGGCTTCCCATATAATGCCATTGATGGTAATCGTAACAATAACTGGGAGCAGGCATCCTGTTCACATACGAAAAATGACTACAGTCCCTGGTGGAGGCTGGATCTGCGCACCACCCACAAAGTGTCTTCCATCAAAATTGTCAACAGGGACATTCTCCAACAACGACTTGATGGCGCTGAGGTCCGCATCGGAGATTCCCTTGTCAACAATGGCAACAACAATCCCAG gtGTGCTACAATCTCTGCTCCTGGAGGTAGCCTTGAGTTTGAATGTAATGGGATGGAAGGGCGTTATGTAAACGTGGTCATCCCTTGGAGGAAGGAGTACCTGACTCTCTGTGAGGTTGAGGTTTATGGTTCCAGACTTGTGTAA
- the LOC105935534 gene encoding uncharacterized protein LOC105935534 isoform X6, which translates to MGFIVVLQLLLFLPTCFSCRYRNVALRGKATQSWRYKGDMDAFVDAYNAIDGNRNPDLRKGSCTHTAAHDNPWWRVDLLDSYVVDQISITNRQDCCAERINGAEIHIGNSSKDEGASNPLVATVSSIQGPTLIVKLPEGVEGRYVTILLPGPSRILTLCEVEVCGYPAPTGENLALDGKATQSSLYGSGFPYNAIDGNRNNNWEQASCSHTKNDYSPWWRLDLRTTHKVLSIKIVNRDSFQQRLNGAEIRIGDSLVNNGNYNPRCATISAPRGSLEFECSGMEGRYVNVVIPWRKEYLTLCEVEVYGSRLE; encoded by the exons ATGGGGTTTATTGTAGTTCTTCAATTACTGCTGTTCTTGCCAACATGCTTCTCTTGCAGATACC GAAACGTTGCTTTACGGGGCAAGGCGACACAGTCTTGGCGCTACAAAGGAGACATGGATGCGTTTGTTGATGCCTACAATGCTATTGATGGTAACAGAAATCCTGATCTTAGAAAAGGCTCATGCACCCACACTGCAGCACATGATAACCCCTGGTGGAGGGTGGACCTGCTGGATTCCTACGTAGTCGACCAGATCAGCATCACAAACAGACAGGACTGCTGTGCAGAGCGGATCAACGGGGCAGAAATTCACATAGGCAACTCTTCAAAGGATGAGGGTGCTTCAAACCCTCT GGTTGCTACAGTTTCTTCCATTCAAGGGCCCACTCTTATTGTAAAGCTTCCTGAAGGTGTGGAGGGACGTTATGTAACCATTTTACTGCCTGGTCCAAGCAGGATTCTAACACTCTGTGAAGTGGAGGTCTGTGGGTACCCGGCCCCAACTG GTGAGAACCTAGCACTTGATGGCAAAGCAACCCAGTCATCCCTGTATGGGTCTGGCTTCCCATATAATGCCATTGATGGTAATCGTAACAATAACTGGGAGCAGGCATCCTGTTCACATACGAAAAATGACTACAGTCCCTGGTGGAGGCTGGATCTGCGCACCACCCACAAAGTGTTGTCCATCAAAATTGTCAACAGGGACAGTTTTCAACAACGACTCAATGGTGCGGAGATCCGTATCGGAGATTCCCTTGTCAACAATGGCAACTACAATCCCAG gTGTGCTACAATCTCTGCTCCCAGAGGTAGCCTTGAATTTGAATGTAGTGGGATGGAAGGGCGTTATGTAAACGTGGTCATCCCATGGAGGAAGGAGTACCTGACTCTCTGTGAGGTTGAGGTTTATGGTTCCAGACTTGAGTAA
- the LOC105935534 gene encoding uncharacterized protein LOC105935534 isoform X5, translating to MAFILVLQLLLFLPTCFSCKCRNVALRGKATQSWRYKGDMDAFVDAYNAIDGNRNPDLRKGSCTHTAAHDNPWWRVDLLDSYVVDQISITNRQDCCAERINGAEIHIGNSSKDEGASNPLVATVSSIQGPTLIVKLPEGVEGRYVTILLPGPSRILTLCEVEVCGYPAPTGENLALDGKATQSSLYGSGFPYNAIDGNRNNNWEQASCSHTKNDYSPWWRLDLRTTHKVLSIKIVNRDSFQQRLNGAEIRIGDSLVNNGNYNPRCATISAPRGSLEFECSGMEGRYVNVVIPWRKEYLTLCEVEVYGSRLE from the exons ATGGCGTTTATTCTAGTCCTTCAATTATTGCTGTTCTTGCCTACATGCTTCTCTTGCAAATGTC GAAACGTTGCTTTACGGGGCAAGGCGACACAGTCTTGGCGCTACAAAGGAGACATGGATGCGTTTGTTGATGCCTACAATGCTATTGATGGTAACAGAAATCCTGATCTTAGAAAAGGCTCATGCACCCACACTGCAGCACATGATAACCCCTGGTGGAGGGTGGACCTGCTGGATTCCTACGTAGTCGACCAGATCAGCATCACAAACAGACAGGACTGCTGTGCAGAGCGGATCAACGGGGCAGAAATTCACATAGGCAACTCTTCAAAGGATGAGGGTGCTTCAAACCCTCT GGTTGCTACAGTTTCTTCCATTCAAGGGCCCACTCTTATTGTAAAGCTTCCTGAAGGTGTGGAGGGACGTTATGTAACCATTTTACTGCCTGGTCCAAGCAGGATTCTAACACTCTGTGAAGTGGAGGTCTGTGGGTACCCGGCCCCAACTG GTGAGAACCTAGCACTTGATGGCAAAGCAACCCAGTCATCCCTGTATGGGTCTGGCTTCCCATATAATGCCATTGATGGTAATCGTAACAATAACTGGGAGCAGGCATCCTGTTCACATACGAAAAATGACTACAGTCCCTGGTGGAGGCTGGATCTGCGCACCACCCACAAAGTGTTGTCCATCAAAATTGTCAACAGGGACAGTTTTCAACAACGACTCAATGGTGCGGAGATCCGTATCGGAGATTCCCTTGTCAACAATGGCAACTACAATCCCAG gTGTGCTACAATCTCTGCTCCCAGAGGTAGCCTTGAATTTGAATGTAGTGGGATGGAAGGGCGTTATGTAAACGTGGTCATCCCATGGAGGAAGGAGTACCTGACTCTCTGTGAGGTTGAGGTTTATGGTTCCAGACTTGAGTAA